A window of the Cystobacter fuscus genome harbors these coding sequences:
- a CDS encoding chemotaxis protein CheW, with translation MAPDRAIAAQARPEQEFFCFRVADLRLAVPSENVLEVIRTGLLTPLPRTPSFLLGVTGHRGEVMPVMDLLRFLGKGEARVGPRTRLFIGTSGNYRVGVVADAVLGLRRIPVADILPPPLGGDAAAEHLIGVAEGLVPNETVALLHFTKLLQSARQRAVLR, from the coding sequence ATGGCTCCCGACCGGGCCATCGCGGCTCAAGCCCGGCCCGAACAGGAATTTTTCTGTTTCCGGGTGGCTGATCTCCGCCTCGCCGTTCCCAGTGAGAACGTGCTCGAGGTCATCCGTACCGGACTGCTCACCCCCTTGCCCCGGACTCCCTCCTTCCTCCTGGGGGTCACGGGCCATCGCGGCGAGGTCATGCCCGTGATGGATCTGCTGCGCTTCCTCGGCAAGGGCGAGGCCCGGGTCGGACCGAGGACCCGGCTGTTCATCGGCACCAGCGGCAACTATCGGGTCGGTGTGGTGGCCGACGCGGTGCTCGGACTGCGGCGCATCCCCGTGGCCGACATCCTGCCGCCTCCCCTCGGTGGCGACGCGGCGGCCGAGCACCTCATCGGCGTGGCCGAGGGCCTGGTGCCCAACGAGACCGTCGCCCTGCTCCACTTCACCAAGCTGCTGCAGAGCGCAAGGCAGCGCGCGGTGCTGCGATGA
- a CDS encoding chemotaxis protein CheB: MDVGASAYRVLLVGEVFRGASRGLFDGSVLAPSGNVCGFAEALEGVQRLHPDVVVVDLAAPESLQAIARVMVERPVPVLALHPGVLSDAEAFQALASGAVEVVSRPAEPGAEFWHTVSRKLMLLAEVRVSRPVQGQSKPVRPAPSEAPYPLVAIASSLGGPKALSVLLKTLPQDFPAPVCICQHISEGFTEGLAQWLGASSSLRVVEASEGDAMVPGSVYIAPSGSHLLVRSGGLLSLDPGPPVRGFRPSCDVLLTSAAESFGTRVLGVILTGMGRDGARGLKEIRERGGRTIAQDKATCAVYGMPKEAVRLGAAEEVLPLDRIGPTLTQWVRTC, from the coding sequence TTGGACGTCGGTGCGTCCGCATACCGGGTGTTGCTCGTGGGCGAGGTGTTCCGGGGCGCCTCGCGAGGATTGTTCGATGGGAGCGTGCTCGCCCCGTCGGGCAACGTCTGTGGTTTTGCCGAGGCGCTCGAGGGCGTGCAGCGGCTGCACCCGGACGTGGTCGTGGTGGATCTGGCCGCGCCGGAGTCGCTCCAGGCCATCGCCCGCGTCATGGTGGAGCGGCCCGTGCCCGTGCTCGCGCTGCACCCGGGGGTGCTCTCGGACGCCGAGGCCTTCCAGGCGCTCGCCTCGGGGGCCGTGGAGGTGGTGTCCCGGCCGGCCGAGCCCGGCGCCGAGTTCTGGCACACGGTGAGCCGCAAGTTGATGCTGCTCGCCGAGGTGCGCGTGTCACGCCCCGTGCAGGGCCAGTCCAAGCCCGTGCGCCCCGCGCCCTCCGAGGCGCCGTACCCCCTGGTGGCCATCGCCTCGTCGCTCGGCGGGCCCAAGGCGCTCTCCGTGCTGCTCAAGACCCTGCCGCAGGACTTTCCCGCCCCCGTGTGCATCTGCCAGCACATCAGCGAGGGCTTCACCGAGGGGCTCGCGCAGTGGCTGGGCGCCAGCTCGTCGTTGCGCGTGGTGGAGGCCTCCGAAGGAGACGCCATGGTGCCCGGCTCCGTCTATATCGCCCCCTCGGGCTCGCACCTGCTGGTGCGCTCGGGGGGCCTGCTGTCGCTGGACCCGGGGCCGCCGGTGCGCGGCTTCCGGCCCTCGTGTGACGTGCTGCTCACGTCGGCGGCGGAGAGCTTCGGCACGCGCGTGCTGGGCGTCATCCTCACCGGCATGGGCCGCGACGGTGCCCGGGGGCTCAAGGAGATCCGCGAGCGCGGCGGCCGCACCATCGCCCAGGACAAGGCGACGTGCGCCGTGTACGGGATGCCCAAGGAAGCCGTGCGACTGGGCGCCGCCGAGGAAGTCCTTCCACTCGATCGCATCGGACCAACCCTCACCCAGTGGGTGCGCACATGCTGA
- a CDS encoding hybrid sensor histidine kinase/response regulator produces MDTESLKRSLLQKFQEVSADRLQKIQLGVLDLEKPTADQAADEVARELHTMKGEARMLGLAAIGQLAHAAEDVLRAEREGKAATEVATDLLLRACDTIADLLEDHEGAQVGTLASQEMCEALSAASGHPIPPIGGVKAPSSTSVPAVRPAHAETVLEVMAEAVEPAYAPPPAPVAAAPAAAAAPRAAKAEHEEPHHNKLADRSIRVNVEVLDSLGLLAGDLLVESARGRLRASQIESLLQRFSRLGDRFLRLTEQLEVPNTLRNDVERIEGDLHMLRDDAFRFVRSNGDGIETLHGNLAMMADHVAEARLVPLSTVFDAFPRAVRDLSRSQAKEVDLVIENADLGVDRSMLADVRDALVHLLRNGVDHGLETPDERRMLGKPAAGRLRIRVRADGDMLSIEVDDDGRGMDPQKLRAVAVRKHLLTENQAASLSEREAIELIFRPGFSTREEVTDISGRGVGMDVVKKKVESLGGSVGISSRLGRGSTFTLRLPQSLALMKVLLVRLGDDVYGIPAADVVAVMRVKPDDRMEVFGTLAVKHRGKPIALVGLGPLLGVNGGNRFDKPPAVVVRHGDDHAALVVDGFVDEREVAVKPCGGEFLKGAAFIAGTAALEDGRIAVLLHVPDIMTEVRRMARPVTQGTTAKRLKVLLVDDSPIARATESALVKALGHTVDEAQDGEEGYLRAQSQTYDLILTDVQMPRLDGFSFTRRLKSTAGLARTPVIVLSSLASPEDRRRGAEAGADAYLVKGELGVESLAQTIDRLT; encoded by the coding sequence ATGGATACCGAGTCCCTCAAGAGATCCCTCCTGCAGAAGTTCCAGGAAGTCAGCGCGGATCGGCTGCAGAAGATCCAGCTGGGCGTGCTCGACCTGGAGAAGCCCACCGCGGATCAGGCGGCGGACGAGGTCGCGCGCGAGCTGCACACGATGAAGGGCGAGGCGCGCATGCTCGGCCTGGCCGCCATCGGTCAGCTCGCGCACGCGGCCGAGGACGTGCTGCGCGCCGAGCGCGAAGGAAAGGCCGCCACCGAGGTGGCGACGGACCTGCTGCTGCGCGCATGTGACACCATCGCGGACCTGCTGGAGGACCACGAGGGTGCCCAGGTGGGCACCCTGGCCTCCCAGGAGATGTGCGAGGCGCTCTCCGCGGCGTCCGGCCATCCCATTCCCCCCATCGGCGGCGTCAAGGCGCCCTCGTCCACGAGCGTCCCGGCCGTGCGCCCCGCTCACGCCGAGACCGTGCTGGAGGTCATGGCCGAGGCCGTGGAGCCCGCCTACGCGCCTCCTCCCGCGCCCGTCGCCGCCGCGCCCGCCGCCGCTGCCGCGCCCCGGGCCGCCAAGGCCGAGCACGAGGAGCCGCACCACAACAAGCTGGCCGATCGCAGCATCCGCGTGAACGTCGAGGTGCTCGACTCGCTCGGCCTGCTCGCGGGAGATCTGCTGGTGGAGAGCGCGCGTGGCCGCCTGCGCGCCTCGCAGATCGAATCGTTGCTCCAGCGCTTCTCGCGCCTGGGCGACCGCTTCCTGCGGCTCACCGAGCAGCTCGAGGTGCCCAACACGCTGCGCAACGACGTGGAGCGCATCGAGGGTGATCTGCACATGCTGCGCGATGACGCGTTCCGCTTCGTGCGCAGCAACGGCGATGGCATCGAGACGCTGCACGGCAACCTGGCCATGATGGCGGACCACGTGGCCGAGGCCCGGCTGGTGCCCCTGTCCACCGTCTTCGACGCCTTCCCGCGCGCCGTGCGCGACCTGTCCCGCTCCCAGGCCAAGGAGGTGGATCTCGTCATCGAGAACGCCGACCTGGGCGTGGACCGCTCGATGCTGGCCGACGTGCGCGACGCGCTCGTGCACCTGTTGCGCAACGGCGTGGACCACGGCCTGGAGACGCCCGACGAGCGCCGCATGCTCGGCAAGCCCGCCGCGGGACGCCTGCGCATCCGCGTACGCGCCGATGGCGACATGCTCAGCATCGAGGTGGACGACGACGGCCGCGGCATGGATCCGCAGAAGCTGCGCGCGGTGGCCGTGCGCAAGCACCTGCTCACGGAGAACCAGGCCGCCTCGCTCTCCGAGCGCGAGGCCATCGAGCTCATCTTCCGCCCCGGCTTCTCCACCCGCGAGGAAGTCACCGACATCTCTGGCCGCGGCGTGGGCATGGACGTGGTGAAGAAGAAGGTGGAGTCGCTGGGCGGCTCGGTGGGCATCTCCAGCCGCCTGGGCCGTGGCTCCACCTTCACCCTGCGTCTGCCGCAGTCGCTCGCGCTCATGAAGGTGCTGCTGGTGCGCCTGGGCGACGACGTCTACGGGATTCCCGCCGCCGACGTGGTGGCGGTGATGCGCGTGAAGCCGGATGATCGCATGGAGGTGTTCGGCACCCTGGCGGTCAAGCACCGCGGCAAGCCCATCGCGCTGGTGGGCCTGGGGCCGCTGCTCGGCGTCAACGGCGGCAACCGCTTCGACAAGCCGCCCGCCGTGGTGGTGCGTCACGGCGATGATCATGCCGCCCTGGTGGTGGATGGCTTCGTGGACGAGCGCGAGGTGGCGGTGAAGCCCTGCGGCGGCGAGTTCCTCAAGGGCGCCGCCTTCATCGCCGGCACCGCCGCGCTGGAGGACGGCCGCATCGCCGTGCTGCTGCACGTGCCGGACATCATGACCGAGGTGCGCCGCATGGCGCGCCCCGTCACCCAGGGCACCACCGCCAAGCGGCTCAAGGTGCTGCTGGTGGACGACTCGCCCATCGCGCGTGCCACCGAGTCCGCGCTCGTCAAGGCGCTCGGCCACACCGTGGACGAGGCCCAGGACGGCGAGGAGGGCTACCTGCGCGCCCAGTCCCAGACGTACGATCTCATCCTCACCGACGTGCAGATGCCCCGCCTGGATGGCTTCTCGTTCACCCGTAGGCTCAAGTCCACCGCGGGGCTGGCGCGCACGCCGGTCATCGTCCTGTCCTCGCTCGCATCCCCCGAGGACAGACGGCGCGGGGCCGAGGCGGGCGCGGATGCATACCTCGTCAAGGGCGAGCTGGGCGTGGAAAGCCTCGCCCAGACCATCGATCGGCTCACCTGA
- a CDS encoding Frizzy aggregation protein FrzB has protein sequence MISEVFAPSEEEVDILFFEVGDIVYGTDASQVLRIERSLAEDLCLPELGPLKRGHRALVFDAPEGEGHLKVDAIRGVRPVPIHHLRRLPPVVGAAPYAVGVFLDDARPVMLIDLLETLMFKEGTEGNVAR, from the coding sequence ATGATCTCCGAGGTCTTCGCTCCCTCCGAGGAGGAGGTGGACATCCTCTTCTTCGAGGTGGGCGACATCGTCTACGGCACGGATGCCTCGCAGGTGCTGCGCATCGAACGATCGCTCGCGGAGGATCTCTGCCTGCCGGAACTCGGCCCCCTGAAGCGCGGCCATCGCGCGCTCGTGTTCGACGCACCCGAGGGAGAGGGCCACCTCAAGGTGGACGCCATCCGCGGGGTGCGTCCCGTCCCCATCCATCACCTGCGCCGGCTGCCCCCGGTGGTTGGCGCGGCGCCCTACGCGGTGGGGGTTTTCCTCGATGACGCGCGTCCCGTGATGCTCATCGATCTTCTCGAAACCTTGATGTTCAAGGAAGGCACTGAAGGCAATGTCGCTCGCTGA
- a CDS encoding CheR family methyltransferase: MLTVTSRALQQLASLLLERAGLKITPDGYHSLRLALSTRMPLSGLEDSEEYVNRLRTQEDELRKLLPLVTVGHTEFFRDPKQFSALENRILPEALARARRETRRVSIWSAGCATGEEPYSVAMVLAELGALPIEVDLWATDLNLAAVEAAKQGRFASRRVASIPTDRRTRFFRQVPGGHEIVSSLKDYVRFDGQNLAVPIFEKVKPESLDLILCRNVIIYFDLPTIRALMDRFLAALRPGALLLLGYSESLFKVYDRFEMVEMEGSFIYRRPVKPLEPRAPGVGPKPMPLGALPPATPPRPQVSTPPKPRPTIRTSSVLPSTEALQQTLDASDMKTPTRRTPALTAEFMEAARTRPTSEMPAWSLMLSPGERLNAAVRMIERGDFVSAVATVEQLLVDEPNHLDALLTIGNLYSLTGRIADAREAFNQALHREPLCVEARVFGGLAALQAGELPEARAELGKALFLEPSLAIGHYLMAQVHERLSDHEAARRSYRNAISQLRFPQRPLAGHYPELPDSAEAISRAARYALAALEEGPPR; this comes from the coding sequence ATGCTGACAGTGACCTCCCGGGCCCTGCAGCAACTGGCTTCCCTGTTGCTCGAGCGCGCGGGGCTGAAGATCACCCCGGACGGCTACCACAGCCTGCGCCTGGCGCTGTCCACGCGCATGCCCCTGTCGGGGCTCGAGGACTCCGAGGAGTACGTCAATCGCCTGCGCACCCAGGAGGACGAGCTGCGCAAGCTCCTGCCGCTCGTCACCGTGGGCCACACGGAGTTCTTCCGCGATCCCAAGCAGTTCAGCGCGCTGGAGAACCGCATCCTCCCCGAGGCCCTGGCGCGCGCGCGGCGCGAGACGCGCCGGGTGTCCATCTGGTCCGCGGGCTGCGCCACCGGTGAGGAGCCCTACAGCGTGGCCATGGTGCTCGCCGAGCTGGGTGCATTGCCCATCGAGGTGGATCTGTGGGCCACGGATCTCAACCTCGCCGCCGTGGAGGCCGCCAAGCAGGGCCGCTTCGCCTCGAGGCGCGTGGCCAGCATCCCCACCGATCGCCGCACGCGCTTCTTCCGGCAGGTGCCCGGAGGCCATGAGATCGTCTCTTCGCTCAAGGACTACGTGCGCTTCGACGGGCAGAACCTCGCCGTCCCCATCTTCGAGAAGGTCAAGCCCGAGTCGCTGGATCTCATCCTCTGCCGCAACGTCATCATCTACTTCGACCTGCCCACCATCCGCGCGCTGATGGACCGCTTCCTCGCGGCGCTGCGGCCCGGGGCGCTCCTGCTGCTGGGCTACTCGGAGAGCCTCTTCAAGGTCTACGACCGCTTCGAGATGGTGGAGATGGAGGGCTCGTTCATCTACCGCCGGCCCGTCAAGCCCCTGGAGCCGCGCGCTCCCGGCGTGGGCCCCAAGCCCATGCCCCTGGGGGCGCTGCCTCCCGCGACGCCGCCCCGGCCCCAGGTGTCCACCCCTCCCAAGCCCCGGCCGACCATCCGCACGTCCTCGGTGCTTCCGTCCACCGAGGCCCTGCAGCAGACGTTGGACGCCTCGGACATGAAGACGCCCACGCGCCGCACGCCCGCGCTCACCGCCGAGTTCATGGAGGCCGCGCGCACGCGCCCCACCAGCGAGATGCCCGCCTGGAGCCTGATGCTCTCACCCGGCGAGCGGCTCAACGCGGCCGTGCGGATGATCGAGCGCGGGGACTTCGTGTCCGCGGTGGCCACCGTGGAGCAGCTCCTGGTGGATGAGCCCAACCACCTGGATGCGCTGCTCACCATCGGCAACCTCTACTCGCTCACGGGGCGGATCGCCGACGCGCGCGAGGCCTTCAACCAGGCGCTCCACCGCGAGCCGTTGTGCGTGGAGGCGCGGGTGTTCGGCGGGCTCGCGGCGCTCCAGGCCGGGGAGCTGCCCGAGGCTCGTGCCGAGCTCGGCAAGGCGCTCTTCCTGGAGCCCTCGCTCGCCATCGGCCACTACCTCATGGCGCAGGTGCACGAGCGCTTGAGCGATCACGAGGCGGCGCGGCGCAGCTACCGCAACGCCATCTCGCAACTGCGCTTCCCCCAGCGGCCGCTGGCCGGCCACTACCCGGAGCTGCCGGACTCGGCCGAGGCCATCTCCCGCGCGGCCCGCTACGCGCTCGCCGCGCTGGAGGAGGGGCCCCCGCGCTAG
- a CDS encoding methyl-accepting chemotaxis protein gives MSLADSKNDFSATDGAARSKKAGSLKPITDTVIAVLAGNLEARVHKNALDEDAADLANLFNQLLERFAVSEHRKQVAAQEIDQAVDALISLGRDGDLARWNTTTEDAQLAPLLEGFGKVIETLRTFVREINEAALRLSSSSNQVLSASTQHETSSTEQAAAIHETTATMEELKHASAQIAENAGSVARVAEETLGAARAGRGAIGEFIQAMQQIRSDGVAVADSITKLSKRVERIGTVVEVIDEIADRSDLLALNAALEGSRAGEAGKGFSIVAAEMRRLAENVMESTKEIKNLITEIREATAAAGTAAEASKEATESGEKLGAVAAQAVEGILAGVQETSDAARVINLATQQQRTATEQVVASMAEIEDVTRQTTSASKQATGAAAELNQLAGRLAELIKRFKAD, from the coding sequence ATGTCGCTCGCTGATTCGAAGAACGATTTCTCCGCCACGGACGGGGCCGCCCGCTCGAAGAAGGCGGGCTCCCTCAAGCCCATCACCGACACGGTGATCGCCGTCCTCGCGGGCAACCTCGAGGCGCGCGTGCACAAGAACGCGCTGGATGAGGACGCCGCGGATCTGGCCAACCTCTTCAACCAGCTCCTCGAGCGCTTCGCCGTCTCCGAGCACCGCAAGCAGGTGGCGGCGCAGGAGATCGATCAGGCCGTCGACGCGCTCATCTCGCTGGGCCGTGATGGCGACCTCGCCCGGTGGAACACCACCACCGAGGACGCCCAGCTCGCGCCCCTGCTCGAGGGCTTCGGCAAGGTGATCGAGACCTTGCGCACCTTCGTGCGGGAGATCAACGAGGCGGCGCTGCGCCTGTCCTCGTCCTCCAACCAGGTGCTCTCCGCCTCCACCCAGCACGAGACGTCCTCCACCGAGCAGGCCGCCGCCATCCACGAGACCACGGCGACGATGGAGGAGCTCAAGCACGCCTCGGCGCAGATCGCCGAGAACGCCGGCAGCGTGGCGCGCGTGGCCGAGGAGACCCTGGGCGCGGCGCGCGCGGGCCGGGGCGCCATCGGCGAGTTCATCCAGGCCATGCAGCAGATCCGCAGCGACGGCGTCGCCGTGGCCGACTCCATCACCAAGCTGTCCAAGCGCGTGGAGCGCATCGGCACCGTGGTCGAGGTGATCGACGAGATCGCCGACCGCTCGGACCTGCTCGCGCTCAACGCCGCGCTCGAGGGCAGCCGCGCCGGTGAGGCGGGCAAGGGCTTCTCCATCGTGGCCGCGGAAATGCGCCGCCTCGCCGAGAACGTCATGGAGTCCACCAAGGAGATCAAGAACCTGATCACGGAGATCCGCGAGGCCACGGCCGCCGCGGGCACCGCGGCCGAGGCCTCCAAGGAAGCCACCGAGTCGGGTGAGAAGCTCGGCGCCGTGGCGGCGCAGGCCGTCGAGGGCATCCTCGCGGGCGTGCAGGAGACGAGCGACGCGGCACGCGTCATCAACCTCGCCACCCAGCAGCAGCGCACCGCCACCGAGCAGGTGGTGGCCTCCATGGCGGAGATCGAGGACGTGACGCGCCAGACCACCTCGGCCTCCAAGCAGGCCACGGGTGCCGCCGCCGAGCTCAACCAGCTCGCCGGACGGCTGGCGGAACTCATCAAGCGCTTCAAGGCTGACTGA